The following nucleotide sequence is from Actinomycetota bacterium.
TTCAAGGAGTGGAAGGGCCCCTTCTACCCGGAGGGCACGACCGACAAGAAGATGCTGGCGTACTACTCGTCGAAGCTCGGCTCGGTGGAGATCAACTACTCGTTCCGGCGCCTGCCGTCGGAGTCGACGCTTCAGGCCTGGAAGGAGCAGTCGTCGGACGGCTTCCAGTTCACCTTGAAGGCGTCCCAGCGGATCACCCATTGGAAGCGGCTGGTGGACTGCGAGGAGGATGTCGCCGAGTTCGTCCGCCGGGCCCGGATCCTGAATGGCCGCCTGGGCACGATCCTTTTCCAGCTCCCGCCCAACTTCAAGTACGAGCGGGAGAAGCTGGAGTCCTTCGCGGCGGTCCTGCCCCCGGTCGCCCGCTACGCGATGGAGTTCCGGCACGAGTCGTGGAGGGCGGACGAGCCGAAGGAGATCCTGGCGGCCAACAGCATCGCCTACTGCGGAGCCGACACCGACGATCTGGCGCTTACCGAGGTGCCGATCACCGCGCCGCACGTCTACCTGCGGCTTCGCAAGGAGGAGTACGGCGAGGAGGAGCTGGAGAGCTGGGCGTCCAAGGTGTCGACGGTCCTGGATGCCGGCCACGACGTGTACTGCTACTTCAAGCATGAGGGCGGGGGAGTGGGCCCTGCATACGCCCTGGCGGTCGAAAAGGCCGCAGGCGTTCGAAGTTAGTCGACCTCTTCCCAGTCGGGCGCCGGCGGCGCCAGGAAGAACCGCACGTCGCGCCGGACCCCGGCGATGTACGCCACCGCTCCGATGTACAGCGTGACGACCTGAATCGCAATCCAGAACCGTTTGCTGCGTCCCGCCTTCTCCCAGGCATCGGATGGGATGCGGGCCGCGTCGAACACCCCCCAGAGCGGAACCGCCAGGAAGATTCCCAGCAGCACCGCCTCGATAACGTCAAGCTCATTCATCCGCCCTGAACTTACCTCGCCTTGATTCGGTAGGGCGCTATCGTGGATACCTAAGGAGATTGCAATGAACGAGCATCCGGCAGTTATGTACGAGCTGGAGGGCCGTCCCAAGCTCAGCTTCTCCGGCCCCCAGGCGCTGTGGTTCCTGAACCAGCTGCTCAGCAACCAGTTGGAGCAGCTCAACCCGGGCGAGGGCGCCGAGGCGCTCCTGCTGACCCCCAAGGGCCGGATCACCTCGGTGTTCCGCGTGCTGGCCAACGCCCAGGGGGCCCTGGCCGACGCCGACGGCGGCGACCGCCAGGCGCTGTACGACTTCTTCTCCATGCGGATCTTCGCCACGAAGGTCCAGGTGCACGACGTCACGGACGACTTCACTATCCTGCGGGTTCTGGGCCCCCACGCCATGTCGACCGTGGCGAACGGGCTGGAGCTCACCGAGCCGCTGGCGCCCGAGCCCCATGCCAACCTAAGCGTCGGCTCTGCGGTCCTGGTCACCCTGGCGCCGCCTCTGGAGGGCCTGGACATCTGGGTCCCCCCCAACCGCAAGCCGGACATTCTCGAGTTATTGGAACGATGTAACGTCCGGACGGCCTCCCGTCACGAATACGAGGTGATGAGAGTTCAAGCCGGCGCCCCGGCGTTCGAAAGCGACCTCGAAGCAGGCTACCTCCCGCAGGAGGCCGCACTCGAACGGGCGGTCCACTTCAAGAAGGGCTGCTACCTGGGGCAGGAGGCCGTGGCGATGGCACAGCGGGGGCGGGTCAAGAAGCGCCTCCGCCACCTGTCGTTCACCGGCGAGCCGGTGCTGGGCGAGATCACCTACGAAGGCGCCCCGGCCGGCACGGTTACCAGCGTCTCCGACGGCTTCGGCATCGCAATGGTCAAAACCTCGGTGCCCCTGGAGGCCGAGGTGACGGTCGAAGGGGTCACCGCCACGGTGCACGAGCTGCCCGGCACGATCTACGGCCCAAGCGTCCCGAGCGCACGCGAGTTGCGGGAACGGCTGCAGAGCTCCGAGTGACCCCATGAGCCGCAGGAGCATCTTCCTAAAGGGCGTAGTCGCCATGGGCTCCGCCCTCCTGGTGGTCTTCGGGGCCCAGAGCCTGCTCCCGCTGGTTTCCTACCCCCCGGCCCGAATCGCCGCGCTGGTCCTGGCTGTGGTCCCGGGCGACTTCTCGACCCTGATGATCGAGCGCCTCGGCCCGCTTGCCCTTCGGGGCTTCGGAATCGGTGTGAACGTTGCGGTCCTGATCGCCGCCGGGTTTATCTCCACCTGGATCTACAGGGCGGATAGTGACGCCGGAAAGGCCCGTCGTGCGATAGCCGTCGGCCTGGCGACCCTGGTGGGCTCGATCCTCCTCGCCCTGGGGGACGTCGGCGGCCTGTCGCTGGTCGAGGTGGTCATCTACGCGGCGGCGGCCCTGGTCTTCGCCGTTGTGGTCCTGGACATCCCGCTGCTGGCGGCGGTTGAGCCGAGACGGGTCGAGGGCGACGAGACCCCGCTGGACGCTATCTCCCGGTCCCGGCGGCGGTTCGTCACCCGGGCCGGCTGGGGCCTCGGCATCCTGCTCGCCGGCGGCAGCGTGCTGCGGGCGGTGCTGAAGAGGAGCAACACGCCGAAGGTCAAGATCGTGGAGGCGGCGCAAAAGTACTCCGTCCCCGACGGCGGCGACTTCCCGCTCATCCCCGGTCACAGCCCCGAGATCACCTCGGTCGAGGACTTCTACAACGTGGACATCAACATCGTGAAGCCGGTGGTCGACCACCTGGACTGGAAGCTCAAGATCCACGGATTGGTCGAGAACCCCTACTCGCTCGACTACACATCGATGCAGAACGACTTCGAGGTCGTCGAGATGGCCCACACGCTCACCTGCATCTCCAACACGGTGGGCGGCGACCTGATCGGCACCGCCATCTGGCGGGGTGTGCGCCTGAAAGACGTGCTGGAGCGGGCGGGGCTGAAGGACGGGATCGTCGACATCGTCTTTAGAGGGGCCGAAGGCTACTCGGACTCGGTGCCGCTCGCCGAGGCGATGCAGAGCGACACCCTGCTGGTCTTCGGCATGAACGGCGAGGCGCTGAACACCGAGCACGGCTTCCCGGCCCGCATCATCGTTCCCGACATCTACGGGATGAAGAACGTGAAGTGGCTGACCGAGGTGGAGGCGGTCGACGTCGACTACCAGGGCTACTGGATGGTCCGCGGCTGGAGCGACGAGGCCCAGGTCAAGACCCAGTCCCGGTTCGACGTCCCGTCCGACACCGCGACCGTGAAGCGTGGCGCCCGGCTGGCCGGCGTGGCGTGGGCCGGGGACCGGGGCATCCGCCGGGTCGAGATCTCCACCGACCGGGGAAAGACCTGGAAGCCGGCGGTGCTAAAGCGTGAGCTGTCCAACCGCACCTGGCGGCTGTGGGCCGCAGAGCTGGAGTCGGGAACCGGCCAGGTCCGGGTGATGGTGCGTGCCGTCGACGGGGAGGGCGATGTCCAGACCGCCGAGGGCTCCCGCCCGCATCCGTCCGGGGCCACCGGATATCACCTGCTGGATCTGACCGTCGAGTAGAGGTCTGGCCCAAACAGACGTAGGCTGCTAGCTTGGCTTTCTCGAGCCCAAGGGGACACGTTGCTACCAACCCTGTTTTCGATCGGCGGCCTGGATGTGCCGACCCACTCCTTCTTTCTGACCCTGGGCATCCTGACCGCGGTCCTGGTGATGGTCTATGAGGCCCGGCGGAGTGCCCGGCTGGACCAGGAGCTGGTGGCGGTCATGGCGGGCACCCTGCTGTTCGGCGCCGTCGGAGCGAAGCTCGCCACGGTCTGGCAGTACGTCCGCCTGAGCCCGGACCCCACACTGTTCGGGGCGCTGGTCGACGGCGGCAAGAGCATCCTCGGCGGCCTGGCCGGCGCCTACATCGGGGCCCTGGTCACCAAGAAGATCGTCGGCTACCAGGGGAAGACCGGCGACCTGTTCGCCCCCGGCATCGCCCTCGGGATGGCGGTCGGCAGGATCGGCTGCTTTTTGACCGAGCAGATCGGGACCCCCACCTCACTTCCCTGGGGCATCTCCGTCGACGCATCCACGGCGGCCCGCCTCCCCGGCAGCGTCGACCCGGGTGTCGCCATGCACCCGTCGTTCCTCTACGAGATCG
It contains:
- a CDS encoding prolipoprotein diacylglyceryl transferase family protein: MLPTLFSIGGLDVPTHSFFLTLGILTAVLVMVYEARRSARLDQELVAVMAGTLLFGAVGAKLATVWQYVRLSPDPTLFGALVDGGKSILGGLAGAYIGALVTKKIVGYQGKTGDLFAPGIALGMAVGRIGCFLTEQIGTPTSLPWGISVDASTAARLPGSVDPGVAMHPSFLYEIAFQLVIFAVLWRLRDRIPVPGELFKIYLLAYAVFRFGVEFVRGNEVMWSGLSGSQLFLIPSTILLLGYFYRQISRGAYAGGVSKMRPAGEPA
- a CDS encoding molybdopterin-dependent oxidoreductase yields the protein MSRRSIFLKGVVAMGSALLVVFGAQSLLPLVSYPPARIAALVLAVVPGDFSTLMIERLGPLALRGFGIGVNVAVLIAAGFISTWIYRADSDAGKARRAIAVGLATLVGSILLALGDVGGLSLVEVVIYAAAALVFAVVVLDIPLLAAVEPRRVEGDETPLDAISRSRRRFVTRAGWGLGILLAGGSVLRAVLKRSNTPKVKIVEAAQKYSVPDGGDFPLIPGHSPEITSVEDFYNVDINIVKPVVDHLDWKLKIHGLVENPYSLDYTSMQNDFEVVEMAHTLTCISNTVGGDLIGTAIWRGVRLKDVLERAGLKDGIVDIVFRGAEGYSDSVPLAEAMQSDTLLVFGMNGEALNTEHGFPARIIVPDIYGMKNVKWLTEVEAVDVDYQGYWMVRGWSDEAQVKTQSRFDVPSDTATVKRGARLAGVAWAGDRGIRRVEISTDRGKTWKPAVLKRELSNRTWRLWAAELESGTGQVRVMVRAVDGEGDVQTAEGSRPHPSGATGYHLLDLTVE
- a CDS encoding DUF72 domain-containing protein, which produces MTERGKLFVGTSGFAFKEWKGPFYPEGTTDKKMLAYYSSKLGSVEINYSFRRLPSESTLQAWKEQSSDGFQFTLKASQRITHWKRLVDCEEDVAEFVRRARILNGRLGTILFQLPPNFKYEREKLESFAAVLPPVARYAMEFRHESWRADEPKEILAANSIAYCGADTDDLALTEVPITAPHVYLRLRKEEYGEEELESWASKVSTVLDAGHDVYCYFKHEGGGVGPAYALAVEKAAGVRS
- a CDS encoding DUF2516 family protein; this encodes MNELDVIEAVLLGIFLAVPLWGVFDAARIPSDAWEKAGRSKRFWIAIQVVTLYIGAVAYIAGVRRDVRFFLAPPAPDWEEVD